The sequence below is a genomic window from Setaria italica strain Yugu1 chromosome IV, Setaria_italica_v2.0, whole genome shotgun sequence.
tttaggTAAATCCAAAGGTTAATTTTCGGAAGACAGTGTTTAGGTATCTAAATAATAATAACACCCGATGTCAAATTTAAAGACCCGATGTCAAATTTAAAGAGGCAGATTTGTGATTTGTCAGACCAACTCCAACGTCGACTCTGTAATAAAGTTACCATAAAGATTTCTCTTTATACTCATCCCAACAAATTATCCATTTCTCACTTTTCAAATTCCAATAGTTAGATTTCTCTCTAAAAATATATACTCTCTCTCCACTCCAACAGCCTTTCCATTTCACACTACAGTAGACTCATCATTTTGCACTCTCCATTTTTAACATGGGACCCACATTTAGCAAGCCAAACCCACTTACCAAGTTTGGAGAATCTGGGTGAGTATTTTGTAAGCCGGATGGAATAACCATCCAGATAGAAACTCTGTTGAAGCACACTTTTCCAATAGACATGCTAAATTTTAACTTAGAAAATGGGATAGCCATTCTCTTGAGAGCTCTGGCTCTGTTTATGGGATTAACCGACACCGAACAAGTTTAATAATCGTCAATACACCTTACTCTATAATTAGGCTAATAGGCTTCCTCCATCGTTGAAAAAAACAAAGAGCACGTAAAATTGATTTTAATTTGCTTTGTAGCGCAACTCTTATTAAGTTCCATCATTTCCTAACAGTGAATAACATTCACTGTCAGGAATGAGTAGTTTCATATGCATGGTTGGCCTAATCACCCACCATGTTCTTTGGCGGACCAGCTGCTTCAAGTTGACCGGGGCGGCAAACTTGGGCGGGCCATCGTAGAAGGCCGACGCGATGAGCTTCGCGGCCCGCTGGGTCGGATGGCCCGCCGAGTCGCAGAACAGGTAGCGCCTGCCTGCGGTCCACGCACAGCGTCGAGTTGGGCCGGCATCCGCTCTGCCCCCCCCCCGGCGTCCACGTTCCACAGCCCAGCTGCTGCCCAGACAAGTACATTGGTATCGTCTAATAGACGGTCTCATGCATTAACATATAATCTTGAGATGACTCAACAGACAACCCGTATAATGGATTGTATTATAAGTTGTCTAGTAGAGCTATATAATTCgttaatttgtgcatatgaaaaaagaaaatattatgagttgcatgacaACAATAACTCGTATAATGGTTGTTGAGTTGTCTCATAGTCCTACTATTTAGCTCATAAGGTcattgtttcgcgaaacaacgacATATTtttctctcctccacatcatcaaaaatcctacatggcactgcatgagacgacctatgataCCGCTGACTTATAGCAATGTACTTCTACTCTAAGATCTCGTTTTCCCTACTACTCTCCGAATAAGGAAGGACAAGGCCACGTGCCCATATATTCGTATGTTTTAGCAGCGACGGCCAAGCAGCACTACTACGATTAATCAAGACCACTGCTGCACTACTGATTTATTATCATTCGGTTGATCTGATTAGCATAACATAACAAGCAAATCTATTTAATCAAAGCAACTAATAATATGCAGGAGAGTTGCATATCTTTTTGACGATTTGAAATTTTCATTACAACACGAGCTGTCCTAAGACGCTCGCAGTGACCAAATCAGCTCAGTACATACTTGTAAGTTGgaaaaactaggaatgaaaCGAACAGATATAATAGTATAAACAGCTAATTAACATATGTACAGTAATATATACTCCCGTCATAGAGTTTCAACTGAAGCAACTACCTCCAATTCCCCGATAGGCCCCGTTACTACTTGTTCCCCTCCAACAAGCTATTGCTTCATCATGGCGCAGCTCACCACTTCAGGTTTCTTCAGTTTTGTAAGGGCCGGATCGATCTTGCACTCTTCCAATTCACTGAGCTCACGGAGTAAAAGGTCCGTCAGGTTGCCAAACCCACTTCCTCCATGGGAGAAAACAAGCTCTCTCCCTTGAAATGCTTCGTTCGACAACACTAGCTCCGCAAGGCGCGGGAGCGTGCCTAACTTGTCGATGAAGTCTTGGCCCACCAATGAAGACTTGAGAAGCAACCAGCTAAGGTTTTCCAGCGCAAACGGAGCTTCTGCCCCTTCAGCTAACATGTCGATCCTTCCGTGTAGCTCTAGGAGTTGTAGATGCCGCAGGCTAGATCTCGTGAATAGAGTGATTGGGATGGTGTCACCCCTACTGGCCTTGAGGTGCAAGCGAATGAGCGACTCCAACCTCTCGAACGCATCCAAAAGGATGACCCAGTGGTGATCCTTCAACCCCGAGATCTCCAAGCGTCGAAGATTAACCATTTTGTGCAACGGGCTCTTATTTTTGTGCCATGGATGAGCACAGACGACCACGCCCCGGAGTGTTTGCATGTTCTTGAGCAACCCAACTGAGTTGGGTAGTGTTAGCTTTTCTGCTAGAACATGTCGTAGCGTTGGTATCAACCAGAATGCTTGTGGAACTTTCTGCACCCTGCCAGTTTCCTGTATGTCCAACGTCTGTAGGTTAGATAGTTTTGCAATTGTTGATGGCAGCTCTACCAGGCTGCTACTCCGGATGCACAGGTACCTTAGATGGACCAAGTCACCGATTGCGCGAGGTAGCTTTTTTAGTTGCAATCCTCGTAGCTCGATCACTCGCAGTAGCTTGGATCTTAATAGATGTTTGAGAGAATagtagtggtttggttgatcaaCATTGATAGCGGTAGCATCCCCACCACCTGCTGCCGAATCACACCTCAAGTACTCAGGAGAGTTGCATCTTACAATCTTCCAATACTCAGAGAAGTGGTATCGGACAGGCTCCGGATTGGAGAAGTGACACCTTAAGGACCGTAGCTTAGGAAAAGGAGCATCCTTATGGATGTCGGCAACATTCCTGAAGTTCTTGATGAAGAGGTGGCGAACAACTGCCGATGATGGGATGTCAGTACTGTCATAGATATCAAGGAAACTACCCTTTTGTGTTTCTAACCGTGCCATGGAATGAAGCCGCCGATGGATAAACACACTTCGGATCAACCCTTTAGAGGTTAAGGGTCCCTTCCAACTTATATTCAGCATACCTCTTGAAATAAGCTCTTTCAGATAATTGTACCCAACATCCTCCATGCTTTCTCCCTTATTTGGCTTGAGGAATCCCTCGGCAGCCCATCGCCTCACCAACACCGCTGCAGTGTAGTTTATGTTCAGTGGCATCATGGAAAAATACAAGAAACACAACTTCAAAGAATGTGGAAGATCATCAAAGCTTAGTGCCAATATGCGCTCGAGACGACTAGACCGCTCCATGTCGTTGAGATGGTTGAGCACATTTATCCACTGGTCGGGGAACTCCTTTCGCCGAAGGAGCCGACCTAAAAGTTGGATTGCCAAAGGAAAGCCGGTTGTTATCTTAAGCACCTTGTCCATTATTTTCTTGTTGAATTCTCTGTTTGACAAGTCTTTACTGCCAAAAGACTTGCTGAGGTGCTTGTTACCACTCCCAAGAGCATGACGACAGAACAGGTAGTGGCTCTCTTCGTTATTGAGATGGGGTACTCTGAGTACACGAACCCCTGTAATTGTAGCTTCATTGCCACAGAGGGCATCCATGATAACCACCCTGCTTCCAAGGTCATCGTCAGGCAGGACGCTCAGCACAGAACTCCAATTAAAGAGCTTATCCATACCATCCAACACAATCACATAACGTTTGCCCTCAAGATACTCTTTGAGGGCACCACGAATTTTTTCCTCGGTCACGGGGGAACGAGCAGAAGGGCACACGCGCTTGTAAATCAGGCATAGTGCATCGGCCTTTGTAGTGCGTGGTGGGAGATTCAGCCAATAAGCATGAGCATCGAAGTGCTTCTTGACCACATCTCTGTCCAACACCATCCGTAAAAGAGTGGACTTGCCAATGCCACTCTCCCCGACGATCGACACGATCGATCTCTTCGTATCACCGCTGATAAGCATGTGCTCCAGCGATGAACTTTCCTCGGTGAAGCCAGTTCTCGGCTCGTCATCCCTACATGGAGTCACGCATGAATTAAGCTTAGGAATATTTATAGTTAGCTAGGATTAATTAATAAAATTCTTGGCAAAGCTTTTGGCGTCCCTTGTGGGGCAGTAGGAAAGGAGTTCGTGTATTAGTATTATATAAGCTAATATAAGGTAGTGGGTTTATGTCGAGCTTAGTCACATGGTCTCATCCTCAAAAGgatttgaggctcttgtggttcAGCCCTTTACATCCTCGTCGAGCCAACTCACCTATACAAACCATACAACCACAACTGCCTCTCTGTTGGACATGTAACGTGTTGTGTGCCCCGTAGGGATCGGAGCATGCACGCGCACCATGTATATGTCAGCATACCATTAGTAATTAACAAAGCGGTTGTGAGCAACTCGATCATATGTTAGATAGATAACAAATACATTCACCTAGCTAACAGTACCGCTTATGTATTTGCACCGCTTCTCGTAAAATTGCCAACGAAATTAAGTTACTCTGTACGTGTTGGAATGTGATGGGTATTAATTTAGCTCATCATTCTGTAAGGTGTGAATAAATTGTGAGTTTTGCGGTCGTCCCCACTAaaaattgtatttattttttagGGTTCCATGTCAGTGGCGGAGCCAAGGCCCGGCCACCTTAGGCCGTTGCCCAGGCTCCCCGGCTACTTGCGCTTTAGCCCAAAGGCTAAGTATAGAGCAAAAGGAGGCATGCTTTTTCCATATTCTTCATGTAAGGAGGCCTATATTATTCATGTAAGGAGGTATGCTGCCTTTGCTAATTGCAAAGATATTGCAAGTTTGTCCCAGAAAATGGTTGAAActgaaaaatattttctttttccattgGTCTACAAGCTCATTGAATTGGCATTGTTGGTGCTAGTGTTAACAGCAACTGTTGAAAGGGCTTTCTCAGCTATGAAGACTATCAAGTCTAAATCCCACAATAAGATTGCTGATGATTGGTTCAACAACTTGATGGTGACACATTGAGAGACAACTATTCAATTCACTTGATGAAGCTACTATTCTTCAACGGTTTCAAAACTTGAAAAGTCGCCTGCTCGTGTGCAGCCGTAGTTATCAATAACATTTAGGTTTATCTTTTGTGTTTTATTATCTAAGTCTTGAAATTGTGTACTGAAAAATCATTTTAATATCTTAATTTGAATCTATCATGGTTTCCTAATATTATATGTATGTTATATAATATACTCATGTGCATTGCTTGTCATTGTTAGCTTGGCGTATTGTCTCGCCCAGGCTCTCTAAAATTCCTGGCTCCGTCACTGTTTCATGTCACCTATGTGGATACATGATGGCGACCACCACGACCACCTCCCTATTTTCTCCCGAGGAATCATCAATTTCATAGGGAATACTGAGGCTTTCCTATGTATGGTTTTTCTGACTCATTATTTTAGGGAACTAAATCTTCTCTAGAGTACTCAAAACTTTTCTACCTACGGAAAGAGAAAAACGGTAGGCAAATCGGAGGATTCCAGTAGTGGCTACCTATCTGTTTTTGACTGACTGATCGAATTGAGGTGTAAATGTGTAATTGATCGATGTAAGGAGAGTATACCATACCAGCCATCCGTTGTGGTTATGGACGGAGACGGCGCCGCCTTTGCAGCTGGGGGAGACTGCTCGTCTGGGATGTAGTCTTTTCTGTGCTGGGAGATCTGCTCCAGCCTTGCTCTGATCATGGAGATCCTCCTTGACAAGGCATGGCGGACGGATATCTGGGTGCCGCAGGTGGAGAGGATCTTGAGCAACTTGTTCCAGAGGGGCAGCGCGTGCTCTATGTCGACGCGGAGCATGAACTCGTCCAGCAcgtcctccacctccagcgCCACCTCCCGCGTCTGCTGCACCCACACGTCCttgtaggcgccgccgcccgcctgccggCGCTCGTGGTCCGCCATCTGGACGAACATCTGCAGCCATTGGAGCTTGTCTTTGAGCAGCATCACGTCGTTGCCCACCTCTTGGAGCAACGCAGCCTCCTTCACCACGAACTCTCCCAGTCGGCCCACCACGAAGTTCACGGCCGAGTCAGCCATAATGCTTCTGTTGTGACGATGTTTGTGTGGGTTTTGTGAGAAAGATTATTGGAAGCTCGAtcagaaggtgtacgtgtgttgTCCGCGAGAACGCAAGAGGGAGGTGAGTTGTCTACGAGCAACCTGTGCTTGCCTCTCACGTCTTTCCCGTGTTTATATAGGCCATCAACCCATTGCTTTcacatatttatattttatttactTTACTCGCACCTTCATATGTGTTGGTATCTGTTTAAGTTAAATTGAACTCTTAGCTTAAGCTATGTGTTTAATATGAAAATCATTATTCTTATCGCCTCCTCCATACATGTATACCAGTCTAAATGACGATGCATATCATGCGTTAATATTTTCTATATTAAATATAAACAAGTAATTTAGAATAGTGTACTTAGCTTTAGGATATcatgtatattttttataattacaAGTTTGTTTTAGACTATTTTAATGGCAGCATATATGAGTAATTTGGATACAATTTTAGGGGATGTTTTAAGTTACTTTTCGCGTAGGGTATATTAGATGTTactttacattattttttataattataGAGTTGGATaatttaaatatatattttttttcaaaacaataGATGGATAATTTAAATATAGATTTAGGGATTACTTTATACTGTTTTTATGATGACAGATgtgtgtaattttttttaaaagaaatataatagatctaatTGCTATAGCTTACCAGATTGATGGCAGGAATCGTAGgatatttatgatttttataAGAATTTTTTCTTTAATACGTCTCGTGAGGATTAACATGAAGACTCGAAATGAACCTACAATTAATTAGTAATACAattaattagtaatagtaagatatatATCCACGTCCGTAGTACAGTGCAGAACTCCCGGCGGTGCAGGGAGTACTATACGTAGCTTCTCCATCCAGTTTTATTTGTCTGGACCATTATTCCACCAAACTAATCATTGCTCTCGTTGGGTCGATTTGACCATTGGATGCGTTTGTTTTGCGATGGGTGTTTCTAATTTGCTAGCAGGCCTTTCTATGCTCATCGAACAGCGACTGGAACTTTTATTTGATACTCAGTTGTCTTGGTCAATTTGTTTTGCTGGGAGAATTAGGTGGCACCAAATGCAATGGGATGGCACCAGATGCAATGAGGTGTCGCCCGGCCAGCCGAGCCAAACTTAACAAGAGTTGAAATCGTAAAAAAGACCACTGACATCTTAAACCGTTGATGTATACTGAGTTCCATGTAGACTATACATTATATATTGGTTTCTGAGTATCAATTAGCTAAGGGAGTGACGCGACATTATATTAATTTGTACAAATATATACTAGTCGAGAAGATAATAATAACTAGCCTCATCATCAAAAGTCAGACACCACTCGAAAATAAAAGAGGGTGCTATCTATATGACACACCTTGGTGTCACAAACGGTCgaattttgctatttttctcTTGTTGAGTAGCATAGCATATGCATGGAAGGGAAGGAAATAAATTGGGATGCTTCAAAGGTCTTTGGCACCCAATGCAAATTAATTTCTAGTTATAACCAATTTTCACTGATGGGTTTATTCTTAAACTGCCCCAGAGTTAATGCAGTTTCCAGGTGCAATATTTACGCTAGAAACAATTTATGCTAGCACCTCGATTTTCAGGTGCAGAGAAGTGGCTAAAAATGGTGCATCCGGCTCTCGTGGAggaacggcggcgaggagctatGGCGTCACGCATTGTGGTCAGCGGAGCTATCGGCTACTCTCGGTAGTGGAGGGACGGACGGTGCAGCCAGCTGCAGTCGGGTATAATTTGTTTTTGTGTCATCCACCTGCAACGCTGCTATCGGCGGCTGTGACCGCTGGtggcacttttttttttaccgtgGAAAAGCAGCGTTGGCGGGTGATACAAGCACCCGCCAGCGCAAGATGTATTTGTGTTGGTGGTTGGGCACCCGTCAGCACAGATCACCATTTCTACTAACTCAAGCTTGTTGGCGGGTGCTCAAACTGCCATCACAGACACGTTTTGACCGCCAGCAGAAAACTTTGGCATAGTGAATTTTACTATAGAATTAGGTTAAGTAAAAATTCGGACACTACAACATTGTCTTTAATATGGATGTTGAACACTAAAATGTGTTCAGGTATAAAATGTTACATACAACACATCTTCTTTATTTCCGAGGAAATTGCTTGTATAAACTATAATCCAAGTAACTTAACAGGGTATTGATTGGGATGGACGAACCGAATTAATGGCACAAGCGCAACTCTCTTCCGGGCATGAAATTAATTCCCGAGTTGCTTGCCAATACATGCAACCGAATAAGTTGAAATAATAATGTTCACAACATACTATACTGTATTCGGTCAAAAAAACATACTATATGCTGTATGTATAGCATCATCTGCAACCACCCAAAAAATAGACTCAAACAGAGGTGAGCTAATGCTGGCATGAGCACGGTTGGCGTAACTACATGGCTCTTTTTGGTTTTTGTTGGGTGACCATTGACCCAACCAGCGGCTTCAAGTTGTTGGTGATTTAATGAAGACGTAAAAGATACAAATTAAAATTATACTACCACTACCAGCGACCCATGTATTTGTACCGGCACGAGCTCTTATGTCGCGCATGTTTTTCTTACCATCTTACTATACCTACATAGCATACACCAGCCATCTTACTATACCTACATAGCATATACCACATCTCGTAAGAAGGGTGACATCTAGTACTTAATCCTCTAGATTCAAAAGTCAGAAGCAGGAGGTATAGAAAACAAATACTCCGTATTTATAGTTTATGACTAGTAGCAGGACCAGAGCTGTAGTCGTCACGCGTGACGTTACCTTGGATCACTTAGTTACATTATCAGACCCGATGAGGCTTTTTTCAGATAATTGAAAAAGAGACGAGGCGAGTCTTGAGTCATTATTATTATTAGTGCTATTGTTATTACTTTCTTCCTGAATCCCGAAGGAGCCTTCAAATTACCCCATCTATTGTTTTTATAAAGCGCGAGCGTAAGCAGCCATTACAAAATTCTAACCTTATATTTTCAACTAATAATTAGTCTTATAAATGTAAGTTTTATTATATAAAAGTAATGCCATCAGATTTATATTTAAAAGTACTGTCTTATCGTTATATTTTTTTGGTTACGGATAGAAATACATGTCAAATTATAAGCTGAGCTACTGTACCGCCATGTCTTATAATTTTAAATGGAGAGGAGCATTGATATCAATTAACACTATACGAGAAACAATAGAACCCTCTCCATTttagagaaagagaagaagaaaagaaggaaaaaagaggaagaaaagtgcTCCATAATtaagtttggagcctccatcCACTATGCCAGAAAACCTTTTTACTGGCGGGTAAAACCCCACTGTACTAGTAGGTTCCGCATCCACCAGCAATTTTGAGCCAGCACATATGGCGGTCTGTGCTGGCGGATGCTCGCTCACCAGCACAAAGAActactgtgctggcgggtgacataACCACCCGCTAGCATAGTGGATACCTGTGCTAGCGGGTGACATAACCAACCGCCAgcgaatggcacaaactcaccttatataacCACCTCCTCCaaggaaatcaagagcaaaacctcCCCCTTAGATTTAGTGTTTTTGggcttttcccgagctcctctcgggcaagcGCCAAAATGGAAGGTTGCCTAGGGAGGAAGATGAACAAGAGCTTTTATACCGTGCTCTGTGCTGGCTGGCGACATAAGCCAATCGCCAGCACAGTAGCTCTCTGTGGTGGCGGGCGACATAAGCCAACCCTAaatataattagctcatatttggttttcctaattagtctccgaatatttaATATGACATGGACTATCCTTTAGCTCAAGTATTCAAACACTCCTAAATTCCACCATTTCCTGACAGTGAACAATGGTCACATCCATGAGTATGGCTGCCAAGCCTGCCATCATCAATGGTCGAGTAGTTTCGTATGCTTTGCAAACAACAGTGTGTTAACGTAGTTCACTCGGATCGACTCTGAAATCTCTCTCTCTAAAAAGAACTCTCCAGTGAGGAAGATCAATGGCCTAATCACCGTGTTCTTTGGTTGTTGGTGACCCGGACAGGCCGACCAGCTGCTTCAAGTTGAACGGTGTGCGGCAAACTTTGGCGGGCCATCGTAGAAGGCCGACGCGATGAGCTTCGCGGCCCGCTGGGTGAGATGGCCCGCCGAGTCCCAGAACAGGTAGCGCACAGCATCGAGTTGGGCCGGCATCCGCTCTGGGCCCcccagccgcccgccgccgcagcacgcgGCGTCCACGTTCCACAGCCCAGCTGCTGCCCGTATAAGGAAGGACAAGGCCACGTGCCCATATATTCGTATGTTTTAGCAGCGACGACCAAGCAGCGCTACTAACGGTGAAGCTGCTTTTGATTTCCTAAGCTAATACGATTAATCAAGACCACTGCTGCACTACTGATTTATTTTCATTCGGTCGATCTGATTAGCATAACATAGCAATCTGATTAGCATAACATAGCAAGGGCATACATGCATGCTCGAGGAAATCTATTTAATCAAAGTAACCAATATGTAGGAGAGTTGCGTGTTTTTTTTATTAAGATGATTTGAATTTTTCATTACAACACGAGTTGTCCTAAGACGCTCACAGTGATCGAAGCAGCTCAGTACCTACTTGTAAGTTGAAAAAACTAGGAATGAAACAAACAGATATAATGGTATAAACAGCTAATTAACATATGTACAATAATATATGCTCCCGTCATGGAGTTTCAACTGAAGCAACTACCTCCAATTCCCCGAGAGGACCCGTTACTACTTGTTCCCCTCCAGCAAGCTATCGCTTCATCTTGACGCAGTTCACCACTTTAGGTTTCTTCAGTTTTGTAAGGGTCGGATCGATCTTTCACTCTTCCAATTCACGGATCTGCAGTTATtcaatatgcagatgataccTTACTGGTCATGGAAGCCGATCCTGCTCAGCTGCTGCACCTCAAGCATTTGCTTAATCAATTTCGCAGATTTAACCAGCCTTAAAGTCAACTATAACAAGTATGTAATGGTACCTCTAAATACCCCCTGAGGATaaacttcagcagctttcgtcAGTCTTCAACTGCCAGGTTGGAAGTCTGCCTTTCACCTACCTGGGGCTCCCACTTGGCACAACAAAACCTAAAATTGAGGAATTCCTCCCTCTAATTCAGAAAGTGGAGAGAAGATTGGGAGGTATCTCTAATATGTTATCTTAGGGAGGCAAACTCGAATGGGTTAATTTAGTTTTTTCGTCCTCACCAATGTTTCACATGGCTACTTTGAAACTCCACAACGGGATCATCACTCAATTAAATAAGTATAGGAAGCACTGCCTTTGGAGAGGATCTGATTTGTCATCTAGAAAACCCTCCAAGACGGCTTGGCCTATGGTATGCCTACCGAAACAGCAAGGAGGACTTGGAGTCATTAACCTGAACAGTCAAAATGAGGCCCTTCTACTCAAGTTCTTACACAAGTTCTTCACAAGAGCTGACATCCCCTGGGTTCATTTAGTCTGGGATAACTATTATAATAATGGGAAGCTGCCTGGTCAGAACAAAGAGGGCTCATTCTGGTGGAAAAATGTAGTCAAACTTCTGGACAAATATAAAGGCATAGCTTCGGCTTGGGTCTCAGATGGTTCTACTGTTTTGTTCTGGATGGACACATGGAATGAGCAGGTCTTATTCCTAGAATTTCCTcagcttttttcttttgctagaAATAAACTGATATCATAAAAAGAGGCCACAAGCAGACCATCATTATCTCAAAACTTCCATCTGCCACTTTCAGAAGAAGCTCATCAGCAGCTGCtaatcctgcaaaatagatTGGGAAATACTGTGACACACCAAGACAGAGATCAGTGGACTTACATCTAGGGCAGTCCCCTTTTCTCAGTTGCGAAAACTTACAAAGCCTTAACAGGCACAAGAAGCGTACACCCAATTCACAGGTGGTTATGGAAATCTAAATGTCAAAAGAAGCACAAGATTTTTTTCTAGCTGCTAATTAAGATAGACTCAGTACCAAGGATATTCTAGGCAGGAAAACAATGCATTTGGATTCTTATACTTGTGAGCTTTGCATTCTTCAAAAAAAGGGAGACAGTGG
It includes:
- the LOC101786731 gene encoding disease resistance protein RPM1, with the translated sequence MADSAVNFVVGRLGEFVVKEAALLQEVGNDVMLLKDKLQWLQMFVQMADHERRQAGGGAYKDVWVQQTREVALEVEDVLDEFMLRVDIEHALPLWNKLLKILSTCGTQISVRHALSRRISMIRARLEQISQHRKDYIPDEQSPPAAKAAPSPSITTTDGWDDEPRTGFTEESSSLEHMLISGDTKRSIVSIVGESGIGKSTLLRMVLDRDVVKKHFDAHAYWLNLPPRTTKADALCLIYKRVCPSARSPVTEEKIRGALKEYLEGKRYVIVLDGMDKLFNWSSVLSVLPDDDLGSRVVIMDALCGNEATITGVRVLRVPHLNNEESHYLFCRHALGSGNKHLSKSFGSKDLSNREFNKKIMDKVLKITTGFPLAIQLLGRLLRRKEFPDQWINVLNHLNDMERSSRLERILALSFDDLPHSLKLCFLYFSMMPLNINYTAAVLVRRWAAEGFLKPNKGESMEDVGYNYLKELISRGMLNISWKGPLTSKGLIRSVFIHRRLHSMARLETQKGSFLDIYDSTDIPSSAVVRHLFIKNFRNVADIHKDAPFPKLRSLRCHFSNPEPVRYHFSEYWKIVRCNSPEYLRCDSAAGGGDATAINVDQPNHYYSLKHLLRSKLLRVIELRGLQLKKLPRAIGDLVHLRYLCIRSSSLVELPSTIAKLSNLQTLDIQETGRVQKVPQAFWLIPTLRHVLAEKLTLPNSVGLLKNMQTLRGVVVCAHPWHKNKSPLHKMVNLRRLEISGLKDHHWVILLDAFERLESLIRLHLKASRGDTIPITLFTRSSLRHLQLLELHGRIDMLAEGAEAPFALENLSWLLLKSSLVGQDFIDKLGTLPRLAELVLSNEAFQGRELVFSHGGSGFGNLTDLLLRELSELEECKIDPALTKLKKPEVVSCAMMKQ